CAAACTATAATCAGTTAAGCAATGAAGCCATTATTCTTAATGCAGATTTGATTGATTATATCAGTGCACCAGATAATTTATTACTCCCAATACCGCTTGGTGCCTCTTTATCATTTTTAAATAATAGCGAAATCAACACATCAAATTTTGATTTCGAAGGCACAAAAACCAGTGGAATAAAACCTAAAAGCGCCTTAATTAATACCGCATTTATGTATTTGAACGCTCCGTATCTTTGGGGTGGAAAAACACCTTTCGGAATCGATTGTTCGGGTTTTACCCAAATGGTTTACAAACTAAACGGTTACAAAATTCATCGTGATGCCTCACAACAAGCACTTGACGGAGAACCATTGAGTTTTATTGAAGAAAGTGAACCCGGAGATTTAGCCTTTTTTGACAACGACGAAGGAAACATTATTCACGTCGGAATCATTATGGAGAATAATTATATCATTCACGCAAGCGGAAAAGTGCGCATTGACCGTTTAGACCACTTAGGAATTTATAATCCAGAATTGAACAAACACACTCACAAACTAAGAGTTATAAAGAAGATTATTTAATTTTTTTCTGCCACTGATTACACAGATTAACACAGATTAAAAATCATTTTTAATCCTTTAAATCTGTGGCAAAAAATAAAATCCGTTTAAATCCGCGTCATCCGCGTTCCAATTATCAAGCACTAATACGAATCGTTTTTCGAAACTCCGAAGGACTATTCCCTCTTTGCTTCTTGAAGAATTTATTAAAGTGACTTTCATCAGTAAAACCAAATTCATACGCAATTTCGTTGATTCGCTTATCGCTAAATTGCAAACGATGTTCAATCAGTTTCGTTTTATAATTACTGATATATTGCTGCATCGTTTCGTTGGCATGTTTCTTAAAATAACGCCCTAAATAAGTATTCGAAATCCCAAAATAATCACTAAGTGATTCTGCTTTAATCTTCTCCGGATAATAAATATTAGTCTGAATATATTGCAAAATATCCATTGCTTTTGCCTCACAACCAATATTTACCTGCTCCGGCAAATACTTCGCAATATTTCTTGCTACAATAATAATCAGCGTATTTACCAATTGCTGAATCAATTCCTTATTATAAACATCCTTATCCTGATGTTCGCGAATAATAGCTTCAACCATTACTTTTACCAGACATTTATCAGCTTCATTCTTCAAAATACAACCCGGCTGATGATTTGCATTTTGTAGAATATACTCTAAACGCTGAATATTCTCATTTTGCAAACTCGAGTTTTTCAAATAAATATCATTAAATCTCAAAAAGAAAAACTTCGTTTTAGTTTCAATCGTAAAATTATGGCAATCCTCAGGCGTTAATAAAAACATATGTCCCGCATCATATTCAAAAATATTTTTGTTGATACATTGCGAACCCGTTCCGTCCAAAATATAAACCAATTCAAAGAAATTATGACGATCTCCAACATCCGGATATTCATCCAGAGTTTCAAAAGAAACCGTAAAAGGTTCGTATAAATTTTCTTTTTTCATAATGCTAATTATTATTTGAAGTTGCAAATATACCTAAAAAACACAAATATATACAACTTAACACTCTTAAAAATGGTATAATTTTGCTAAACAAATTTTAAGTATTAAAATATAACATTATGGAATATAGAAAATTAGGTAACACTGAACTTGAATTATCAACTATTACATACGGTGCATTTGCCATTGGCGGAAACATGTGGGGCGG
The sequence above is drawn from the uncultured Flavobacterium sp. genome and encodes:
- a CDS encoding AraC family transcriptional regulator, with amino-acid sequence MKKENLYEPFTVSFETLDEYPDVGDRHNFFELVYILDGTGSQCINKNIFEYDAGHMFLLTPEDCHNFTIETKTKFFFLRFNDIYLKNSSLQNENIQRLEYILQNANHQPGCILKNEADKCLVKVMVEAIIREHQDKDVYNKELIQQLVNTLIIIVARNIAKYLPEQVNIGCEAKAMDILQYIQTNIYYPEKIKAESLSDYFGISNTYLGRYFKKHANETMQQYISNYKTKLIEHRLQFSDKRINEIAYEFGFTDESHFNKFFKKQRGNSPSEFRKTIRISA
- a CDS encoding C40 family peptidase produces the protein MFGICNLAIVPVRSEPSDRSEIVTQLLFGEHIEILERQNQWARIKIQFDDYEGWVDSKQYQVISEANYNQLSNEAIILNADLIDYISAPDNLLLPIPLGASLSFLNNSEINTSNFDFEGTKTSGIKPKSALINTAFMYLNAPYLWGGKTPFGIDCSGFTQMVYKLNGYKIHRDASQQALDGEPLSFIEESEPGDLAFFDNDEGNIIHVGIIMENNYIIHASGKVRIDRLDHLGIYNPELNKHTHKLRVIKKII